A genome region from Trichoderma asperellum chromosome 7, complete sequence includes the following:
- a CDS encoding uncharacterized protein (EggNog:ENOG41) — MWSMNAIAFNSGHPAPQQVPRARPQTTSIRYLNKSSTAPSSPNLNQPSSPMSPMSAADFFEPAMDRPPSPGRIRQLNSQMRRASQLRRQNGHRTAASASVAANGESPGWEQTLENLSLGRRSSVKSTGSSAHSKERSDSVYGFGKNPFHRRARSKRESSANSSSASSMYSAEVPADSALASTSHKESFIQALTRRRASRDDTGAAQRKLNISGPYNFQHVTHTHRDSVAQAQEGPEQLTMRATGPTNVPSAANQAEGSALLFHPDAYNDSGAFFSRPAALNRQSQAVAPNASRRLMRRIRSQDQLRGSTPSMSPPPRPPRSPINPTAPQSGSPVSPSRSPSLQEEYEDVDEQPPVVIERPKTSGGFRHPQPFNPDDSVEPVPPIGPLYAAPLMTSREEYHAYSTKLSPIQPSPTEPSWPLASPTLATYETPLADVPEEEENAAAARRSIRGSQSVPMLRRSHRPASNASDTLGNLHMASVPQHAVVESSEKLGFQFGIIEESWEDDIDYCYEHEAEADCDYQWDRDSMDTARDSDTLPVEVSFPPEETSVPIGTARSSPGMLSVATFEGPGLSPISQTSTPTVQEAITPVLTAPVANNFSLPIFDKKKFRASHASSFKESHGFTLSPSLLIPGDFHQQMLLEEGARQEYPGEDDLALPYQQTAFYDENSKPVQWSQQRASTSTTGTVSTYSDTTADRHISTNSTWSFYTRNTASSSGSVHKMTGSWTECAEPLPVAQAEVPAPVDAEAEGDMTSPQDTVPELISFPLAPSRKSSHKSHASESIIHEDPSSSQKRRSRSRTASLSSQAPPVGQYALFPRSYIKPTGDRI; from the coding sequence ATGTGGAGCATGAATGCCATAGCCTTCAATTCTGGCCACCCGGCGCCGCAGCAGGTTCCCAGGGCCAGGCCTCAGACGACTTCCATCCGGTACTTGAATAAGTCGTCGACggctccttcttctcctaaTCTCAACCAACCATCTTCCCCAATGTCTCCTATGAGTGCCGCCGACTTTTTCGAGCCTGCCATGGACAGGCCACCGTCCCCAGGCAGGATACGGCAGCTGAACTCGCAGATGAGGCGAGCCTCCCAGCTGCGGCGCCAGAATGGACACCGCACTGCCGCGTCGGCGTCTGTAGCCGCCAACGGTGAGAGCCCAGGGTGGGAGCAGACCTTGGAGAATCTGTCGCTCGGTAGGCGCTCTTCAGTCAAGTccaccggcagcagcgcccaTTCTAAAGAGCGCTCGGACAGCGTCTATGGCTTCGGCAAGAACCCGTTTCATCGACGAGCGAGATCTAAGCGCGAGAGCAGCGCCAACTCTTCCTCCGCCAGCTCCATGTATTCCGCCGAGGTGCCAGCGGACAGTGCCCTTGCCTCCACTAGCCACAAAGAATCATTTATACAAGCTCTCACTCGCCGACGAGCCTCTCGGGACGACACAGGAGCTGCCCAGAGAAAGCTGAATATCTCAGGTCCTTACAATTTTCAACATGTCACTCACACGCATCGCGATAGTGTTGCCCAAGCGCAGGAGGGACCCGAGCAACTGACGATGCGGGCAACCGGCCCAACCAACGTTCCCAGTGCTGCCAACCAAGCCGAGGGGTCTGCTCTTCTATTTCATCCCGACGCTTACAACGATTCTGGCGCTTTCTTTTCACGACCCGCAGCCTTGAATCGCCAGAGCCAGGCCGTTGCGCCCAACGCATCTCGTCGATTGATGAGACGAATCCGATCACAGGATCAGCTGCGAGGAAGCACTCCTTCCATGTCACCGCCACCGAGACCGCCCAGATCTCCCATAAACCCTACTGCGCCTCAATCAGGCTCCCCCGTCTCGCCATCTCGGAGCCCTAGCCTCCAAGAGGAATACGAAGACGTTGACGAGCAACCCCCCGTCGTCATTGAACGACCAAAAACCAGTGGAGGTTTTCGCCACCCGCAGCCGTTCAACCCCGATGATTCAGTCGAGCCAGTCCCGCCCATTGGGCCTCTTTACGCTGCGCCGCTTATGACTAGTCGAGAAGAGTATCATGCTTACAGCACAAAGCTCTCGCCAATCCAGCCCTCGCCCACCGAGCCCTCTTGGCCCCTTGCCAGCCCTACGTTGGCAACATACGAGACTCCGCTTGCTGACGTgcctgaagaggaagagaatgctgcagcagctagaCGGTCTATCCGTGGTAGTCAATCCGTCCCCATGCTGCGCAGGTCTCATCGTCCGGCGAGCAATGCGTCGGATACTCTCGGCAACCTCCACATGGCGTCTGTGCCACAACATGCAGTTGTAGAGTCATCGGAGAAGCTTGGATTCCAATTTGGAATCATCGAAGAGAGCTGGGAGGACGACATCGACTATTGTTATGAGCACGAAGCGGAAGCCGACTGTGATTACCAATGGGATCGTGACTCGATGGACACTGCTCGTGATAGCGACACTCTTCCAGTAGAGGTTAGTTTTCCTCCCGAGGAGACTAGTGTGCCCATCGGAACAGCAAGGTCATCTCCCGGTATGCTTTCCGTGGCCACGTTTGAAGGCCCGGGTCTGAGCCCAATCAGCCAGACGTCGACGCCCACTGTCCAGGAGGCTATTACTCCAGTCTTGACTGCACCCGTCGCCAACAacttctctcttcccatctttgacaagaagaagttcCGTGCTTCACACGCTTCGAGCTTCAAGGAGTCTCATGGCTTTACTCTGTCACCGTCGCTGCTTATCCCTGGCGATTTCCatcagcagatgctgctcgAAGAGGGTGCCAGACAAGAGTATCCCGGAGAGGATGACCTGGCGCTTCCTTACCAGCAGACTGCTTTCTATGATGAAAACAGCAAGCCCGTTCAGTGGTCACAGCAGCGAGCGAGCACTTCTACTACCGGGACTGTCTCCACTTACTCTGATACGACTGCCGATCGCCACATCTCTACCAACTCTACTTGGTCGTTTTACACTCGTAAtaccgccagcagcagcggatCTGTGCACAAGATGACTGGGTCTTGGACCGAATGCGCGGAGCCTCTGCCTGTGGCTCAGGCTGAAGTGCCAGCACCTGTTGACGCTGAGGCGGAGGGGGATATGACCAGCCCGCAAGATACTGTCCCTGAGCTCATCTCATTTCCTCTGGCTCCATCCAGGAAATCATCTCACAAATCTCATGCTAGTGAGTCGATCATTCATGAGGACCCATCCTCGAGCCAGAAACGTCGCTCTCGATCCAGGACTGCTAGTCTGAGCAGCCAGGCACCACCTGTTGGACAGTATGCCTTGTTCCCTCGATCTTACATCAAGCCAACTGGTGACCGcatctaa
- a CDS encoding uncharacterized protein (EggNog:ENOG41) yields MFLRLQLHKYVNMPSNISIDNHGSGPQNVTTGSGPQNNNNAAGIQINGGSFFGYTPFHGQSKAEKLPMETRDEVPSQSPPRSREDFHVAIICALPLECDAVSLLFDQFWDEDGDAFGRAQGDTNVYMTGRIGGHNVVLALLPNMGVAAGAGSAASLRSSFYNLKIAFLVGICGGVPGVGRNEVLLGDVVISNAAIQYTLGRQYPGAFIAKNTIHDNLGPPSKIVRMLIASLKNELGIMQHKAGQYLKDLQRAATQEGHRNSYQYPGAEQDKLFAATYRHKHRGLQTCNCSIETDSFCDEAAGASCIELQCDEEQLMPRKRLEAKKAMGPDDAQLPEILIGCVASGDTVMKSGEHRDLIAKQRNVIAFEMEGAGVWDEVPCMIIKGVCDYADSHKHKMWQPFAAATAASVLKAILARYSLTDPMTIFS; encoded by the exons ATGTTCTTAAGACTTCAGTTGCATAAATATGTGAATATGCCTTCAAACATCTCCATCGACAATCATGGCTCCGGCCCCCAAAATGTTACCACAGGCAGCGGGCCTCAAAATAACAACAACGCTGCTGGCATACAGATTAATGGTGGCAGTTTCTTTGGAT ATACCCCTTTTCATGGCCAATCcaaggctgagaagctgCCAATGGAGACCCGGGATGAAGTCCCTAGCCAAAGCCCTCCACGCAGCCGCGAGGATTTCCATGTAGCAATCATCTGCGCTCTACCTCTTGAATGCGATGCAGTTTCGTTGCTTTTTGATCAGTTTTGGGACGAGGATGGTGACGCTTTTGGTCGTGCTCAGGGAGATACAAATGTTTACATGACCGGGAGGATTGGAGGCCACAACGTCGTGTTGGCGCTTCTCCCTAACATGGGCGTAGCTGCTGGCGCGGGGTCAGCGGCTAGTCTCCGATCAAGCTTCTATAACCTGAAAATTGCCTTTCTCGTGGGAATCTGTGGCGGCGTGCCAGGTGTTGGCCGAAACGAAGTGCTGCTCGGCGATGTGGTCATCAGCAACGCCGCCATTCAGTATACCCTTGGAAGGCAATATCCCGGCGCATTTATAGCCAAGAATACAATACACGACAACCTCGGCCCTCCGAGTAAGATTGTCCGCATGTTGATTGCTAGCCTCAAAAACGAGCTTGGAATCATGCAACATAAAGCCGGTCAGTATTTAAAGGACTTGCAACGCGCAGCCACGCAAGAGGGGCACCGAAACAGCTATCAATATCCAGGCGCTGAACAAGATAAGTTGTTTGCGGCCACCTATCGCCACAAGCACCGTGGATTACAGACGTGCAACTGTAGTATAGAAACAGACAGCTTTTGTGATGAGGCTGCGGGTGCATCCTGCATTGAGCTCCAATGCGACGAAGAACAGCTAATGCCTAGGAAGCGTTtagaggcgaagaaggctATGGGTCCAGACGATGCGCAACTCCCTGAAATTCTTATCGGTTGTGTAGCCTCTGGAGACACAGTGATGAAGTCTGGCGAGCACCGTGACCTGATTGCCAAACAGCGAAACGTAATTGCCTTTGAGATGGAGGGGGCTGGTGTTTGGGATGAGGTGCCTTGCATGATCATTAAAGGGGTCTGCGACTATGCCGACAGCCATAAACACAAAATGTGGCAGCCATTTGCAGCGGCAACGGCAGCATCTGTGCTGAAAGCAATTCTGGCACGATACTCACTTACAGACCCGATGACGATATTCAGCtaa
- a CDS encoding uncharacterized protein (EggNog:ENOG41), translating to MPGPVATEVVSLVRATMSKLESVGDIYGDTDNAEGLPPAFHDVGKHVSTVYHALKMSKEQILQRKDDSSCAEMKPSAEDCKRKADCLEKLFSKVVPSAANEKMENYRMAVRELGNESRVESLMRDAMEDVKLLLTVDDEMQLATKSQLELLVKSIEEVSAIPQSLQDEGPTLRIQNNGSGPQNVSTGNGPQNNNNGLGMQVNGGTFHNINPFLPRSSS from the coding sequence ATGCCAGGCCCCGTAGCCACCGAGGTAGTCAGCTTGGTCAGGGCTACGATGTCGAAATTGGAAAGCGTTGGTGACATCTATGGAGACACCGACAACGCCGAGGGCCTTCCGCCTGCGTTCCACGACGTGGGCAAACATGTATCAACTGTGTACCACGCACTCAAAATGAGTAAAGAACAAATATTGCAGAGGAAAGATGACAGTAGTTGTGCAGAAATGAAACCCAGTGCGGAAGACTGCAAACGCAAAGCAGACTGCTTGGAGAAGTTGTTCTCGAAAGTGGTTCCGTCGGCTGCTaatgagaagatggaaaactATCGCATGGCTGTGCGTGAGCTGGGCAATGAGAGTCGCGTAGAGTCTCTCATGAGGGATGCGATGGAAGATGTAAAGCTCTTGTTGACAGTGGACGATGAGATGCAGCTGGCGACCAAGTCGCAGCTTGAGTTACTTGTTAAGTCTATAGAAGAAGTGTCCGCAATTCCGCAATCGCTGCAGGACGAGGGCCCTACTTTGAGGATTCAAAACAATGGTTCAGGCCCTCAAAATGTAAGTACGGGTAATGGACCCCAAAATAACAACAACGGTTTGGGGATGCAAGTAAATGGCGGCACATTTCATAACATTAATCCTTTTCTTCCGCGGTCATCCAGTTAA
- a CDS encoding uncharacterized protein (EggNog:ENOG41), translated as MGDDPHYEKRLAHARVGSYFLGPKAENFHILNELMGKVLQDQQTVRQNLYRDDPAFITPGMMQAETYTESIDELREYVNDLSEGLALHSIPFWSPRYNAHMNMDVALPSIIGYMATMMYNPNNVATEASPLTTEKEREVGMDLCYMLGYGYNGVTPWGHITCDGSVANLEAIWAIRNLKFYPLSLMLAIGIKESKNESKGIDPPLNFLAHADPPFLVENCKGEQKPFVELDTWELLNLKPSTVLELPTRLTDEYSITAQFLQDALNPYLVQTVGKDYLERCFDIEKSGKFFVSTTKHYSWPKGGAISGIGSDNFINVAVDEDARMDINDLRIHLDNCIDSHTPVYGGVAIMGSTEHGACDPLADLVNLRQEYESKGLSFAIHADAAWGGYFASFIDRSLKGPPSNLLPLVPALTLQPYTMEQLYSLQYADSITIDPHKSGYVNYPAGGLCYRDERMKYLITWTSPIVYHDGDAKGSMGVYGVEGSKPGAAAVATWLTHRMLKLHPQGYGRLLGEAVFTCTKLYCHWATMTRDEDDLIVCPLIRLPSEKQAGHSASDIEKEKKRIREKILRVSNEDLVNDPENMEFLSTLGGDLMINAFACNFKVNGKVNDDVNEANYLNQCIFKRLSVTSMDDVVASRPLFLTSSTFGEDTYGKCLESYKRRLQLVNGENPARGDLTFLVNVTMSPWPTDQDFLGSLAEDFRRVADEEVKKCIIRNKIEPDIHGFVMQGLDQIHLVHIPMFQMANHRWQLIITAEFPKNAKQRYQQLRRENPDKFYTVANTQKELLEHMIKPGVEIEWRLDEGIPAPGTEPIMTFKLSNVRVVVRESMFFNALDQAYPDRMPFYLYGSNAEAHLDHVLKKAPNGMISADSVKLALQPELSDEQLAHGVVAVFEDVFENAIQPLPLSDDSNISLAAAGLSLVPGRTHKTSVYESYEAYKSGSAPVARGSISLGEYIFADWKDVNMDPACDMP; from the exons ATGGGTGATGATCCTCATTATGAAAAGAGACTTGCACACGCAAGAGTTGGGTCCTACTTTCTGGGACCCAAGGCCGAAAACTTCCACATATTGAACGAGTTGATGGGTAAAGTGCTGCAAGATCAGCAGACAGTGCGCCAGAATCTCTACCGCGATGATCCAGCATTCATCACGCCTGGTATGATGCAAGCTGAGACTTACACCGAGAGTATTGATGAGCTTCGAGAATATGTCAATGATCTATCAGAGGGCCTTGCGCTGCACTCGATTCCATTTTGGTCGCCGCGATACAATGCCCACATGAACATGGATGTTGCGCTGCCTAGTATCATTGGGT ACATGGCGACAATGATGTACAACCCCAACAATGTCGCAACAGAGGCAAGCCCTCTAACcacagagaaagaaagggaggTTGGAATGGATCTCTGCTACATGTTGGGCTATGGATATAACGGTGTCACGCCTTGGGGCCATATTACCTGT GACGGTTCAGTCGCCAACCTTGAAGCTATCTGGGCAA TCCGAAATCTCAAATTCTATCCATTGTCCCTCATGCTTGCCATAGGCATcaaggaaagcaaaaatgAAAGCAAAGGCATAGACCCGCCGCTCAACTTTTTGGCCCATGCCGATCCCCCGTTTCTCGTGGAAAACTGCAAAGGAGAGCAGAAGCCTTTTGTTGAGCTCGACACATGGGAGCTGCTAAATCTCAAACCGAGCACGGTGTTGGAGCTTCCTACTCGACTCACTGACGAGTACTCCATCACAGCTCAGTTTCTACAGGATGCTCTCAATCCGTATCTAGTCCAGACGGTCGGAAAAGACTACTTGGAGCGCTGCTTTGACATTGAAAAGTCGGGTAAATTCTTTGTTAGCACGACGAAGCACTACTCCTGGCCAAAAGGTGGTG CAATCTCGGGCATTGGATCTGACAACTTCATCAACGTTGcggtggatgaagatgcgCGCATGGACATTAACGACTTGCGAATTCACCTAGATAATTGCATTGATAGCCACACTCCAGTCTATGGAGGCGTCGCTATTATGGGGTCGACGGAGCATGGCGCCTGCGATCCTCTCGCCGACCTCGTGAACCTAAGGCAAGAGTATGAGTCTAAAGGATTGTCGTTCGCGATCCATGCTGATGCGGCTTGGGGAGGCtattttgcttctttcatcGATCGCTCCCTAAAAGGCCCTCCGTCAAATTTACTCCCGCTTGTCCCTGCGCTGACACTTCAGCCCTACACAATGGAGCAGCTTTACAGCCTTCAGTATGCAGATAGCATCACCATTGATCCGCATAA GTCAGGATACGTAAACTATCCCGCAGGCGGACTCTGCTATCGCGATGAGCGTATGAAATACCTCATCACCTGGACCAGTCCTATCGTATACCATGATGGAGACGCAAAGGGGAGCATGGGCGTCTATGGTGTTGAAGGCAGCAAACCTGGCGCGGCAGCGGTTGCTACGTGGTTGACGCACCGAATGCTCAAGCTCCATCCTCAGGGTTATGGCAGATTACTTGGCGAAGCTGTCTTTACTTGTACCAAG ctttactgCCATTGGGCAACGATGActagagatgaagatgatcttATCGTCTGCCCTCTAATTCGACTCCCTAGTGAGAAGCAAGCTGGTCATTCAGCAAGTGACattgagaaagagaagaaacgCATCCGGGAAAAGATTTTAAGAGTATCAAACGAGGATCTTGTAAATGACCCAGAGAACATGGAATTTCTGAGCACGCTAGGCGGCGACTTGATGATCAACGCATTTGCCTGCAACTTCAAAGTCAATGGAAAGGTAAACGATGATGTG AATGAGGCAAACTATCTCAACCAGTGTATTTTCAAGCGTCTTTCTGTAACATCAATGGACGATGTCGTTGCTTCGCGACCACTCTTCTTAACCTCATCGACTTTTGGTGAAGATACATATGGAAAGTGCCTCGAGAGTTACAAGCGCCGTTTGCAGCTCGTCAATGGAGAAAATCCTGCCCGTGGCGATCTGACATTCTTGGTCAACGTAACGATGAGCCCATGGCCCACTGACCAGGATTTCCTCGGCAGTTTAGCTGAAGACTTTAGGCGTGTTGCTGATGAAGAGGTTAAA AAATGTATTATCCGCAACAAGATCGAGCCTGACATCCATGGCTTCGTCATGCAGGGTCTCGACCAGATTCATCTTGTCCACATACCCATGTTTCAAATGGCCAACCACCGCTGGCAGCTCATCATCACTGCCGAGTTCCCTAAAAATGCCAAACAGCGCTACCAGCAACTTCGCAGAGAAAATCCAGATAAGTTCTACACTGTGGCCAACACGCAGAAGGAACTACTTGAGCATATGATCAAACCAGGCGTTGAGATCGAGTGGCGCCTGGACGAAGGCATACCTGCACCTGGTACAGAACCTATCATGACCTTCAAGCTGTCCAATGTCCGCGTGGTGGTTCGAGAGTCAATGTTTTTCAACGCCCTAGACCAAGCTTACCCTGATCGCATGCCTTTTTACTTGTATGGAAGCAACGCTGAGGCGCATCTTGACCATGTGCTCAAGAAGGCCCCCAACGGCATGATTAGCGCTGATAGCGTGAAGCTGGCCCTTCAGCCCGAGTTGAGTGATGAACAACTTGCCCATGGCGTTGTTGCGGTGTTTGAAGATGTTTTCGAGAATGCTATTCAACCATT GCCTCTTAGCGATGACTCGAATATTTCTCTcgcggctgctggcttgAGTCTGGTACCTGGTCGGACGCATAAAACATCTGTATATGAGAGCTATGAAGCCTACAAGAGTGGAAGTGCGCCTGTTGCGCGAGGCAGCATCTCCCTTGGAGAGTATATCTTTGCGGATTGGAAGGACGTCAACATGGATCCAGCTTGTGACATGCCATGA